From Oncorhynchus keta strain PuntledgeMale-10-30-2019 chromosome 25, Oket_V2, whole genome shotgun sequence, one genomic window encodes:
- the LOC118377430 gene encoding neurofilament heavy polypeptide-like isoform X22, translating to MLSCEFLLPRYKSSPLSILPQSASGLEMSYPLDHLYGHGSYRRAPQGLSARPAASLSSSGFHSQPWTTSQRRRQAYSQTPSADSLEIFNGDMTRRNEKEILQTLNDRFAGYIDKVRNLELMNSNLEQEAAALRQSQTGRATVGEHYERELGNLRGLVQQLTGEKACALLEQDHLEEDIQHVRTRLEDEARSREELEAKARLMNKYVDESGLARLELDKKLSALQEEAAFLKKNHEEEVAELLAQIQGAQVSFEARDTIKADVTNALREIRAQLDGHATKSATHAEEWFKVRMEQLADAAHSNTDAIRGAQDEIAEYRRQLQSRTIELETLRGTKDSLERQCMETEDRHHGDIHSLQETIRQLDGELKSTKWEMASQLREYQELLNVKMALDIEIAAYRKLLEGEETRFIPGPSLYSYSSAHLKGEELSDTVILEEQTDETQVTEVTEEAEDEEEEKGEETEKEEEKEEEEEGEKEEEEDETKAEAEEGEGKGVEDKGGEEVEAGEEKEEEKSKSPEKAASSPSKSPQSPPKTLQPKSPAPKSPESKSPLPKSPESKSPLPKSPAKSPAPKSPESKSPQAKSPLPKSPAKSPTPKSPTAVKSPTSTSLPSKSPESKSPTPKSPLPKSPEPKSPIQEKAKPPAEDKLAKQEKKEKEQPQPVKEEKKQEPEPKEKEKCESQPKEEKVEEKTDKPDPKESKPDENPKTETPTPAPPAATPAKPVEEKPVPAKESHGPAKREEEKQAKTDDTPQVEVKPAPKESPQKTENTKEKKAEPKEEVKKEDKKEASKASDSKEAKDTKEVGKAEKAKKSSGTEVKDEKSSGTEVKDEKSSSTEVKDEKSSSTEVKDEKSSSTEVKDEKSSSTEVKDEKSSSTEVKDEKAKK from the exons aTGCTGAGTTGTGAGTTTCTCCTCCCGCGGTATAAAAGctcacctctctccatcctgccGCAGTCTGCATCCGGTTTAGAGATGAGCTACCCACTGGACCACCTCTACGGCCACGGATCCTACCGCAGGGCACCACAGGGCCTCTCTGCCCGGCCTGCcgcttccctctcctcctccggcTTCCACTCCCAGCCCTGGACGACCTCTCAGCGCCGCCGCCaggcctacagccagacaccctccGCCGACAGCTTGGAGATCTTTAACGGCGACATGACTCGGAGGAACGAGAAGGAGATTCTGCAGACACTCAATGACCGTTTCGCCGGCTACATCGACAAGGTGCGGAACCTCGAGCTGATGAACTCAAATCTGGAGCAGGAAGCGGCTGCGCTGCGACAGAGCCAGACCGGGCGCGCTACCGTGGGAGAGCACTATGAGCGCGAGCTGGGGAACCTGAGGGGTCTGGTTCAACAGCTGACCGGGGAGAAGGCATGCGCACTCTTGGAGCAAGACCACCTGGAAGAGGATATCCAGCATGTGCGGACCAGGCTCGAGGACGAGGCACGCAGCAGGGAGGAGCTGGAAGCCAAGGCACGCCTAATGAACAAGTATGTGGATGAGTCTGGGCTCGCACGGCTAGAGCTGGACAAGAAGCTGAGCGCGCTGCAGGAAGAAGCAGCGTTCCTGAAGAAGAACCACGAGGAGGAGGTGGCGGAGCTGCTAGCACAGATCCAGGGTGCACAGGTGAGCTTCGAGGCTCGAGACACAATCAAGGCGGACGTCACGAACGCCCTGCGGGAGATCCGCGCTCAGCTGGATGGCCACGCGACCAAGAGCGCAACGCACGCGGAGGAATGGTTCAAAG TGCGTATGGAGCAGTTGGCAGATGCAGCTCACTCTAACACAGATGCGATCCGTGGTGCCCAGGATGAGATAGCAGAGTACAGACGGCAGCTGCAGAGCCGCACCATCGAACTGGAGACCCTCAGAGGAACCAAGGACTCACTGGAGAGACAATGCATGGAGACTGAGGACAGACACCATGGAGATATCCACTCACTACAG GAGACTATTCGTCAGCTGGACGGTGAACTGAAGAGTACTAAGTGGGAGATGGCCAGCCAGCTGAGAGAATACCAGGAGCTGCTGAACGTCAAGATGGCTCTGGACATAGAGATAGCAGCCTACAG GAAGTTGCTGGAAGGGGAGGAGACTCGGTTCATACCTGGGCCAAGCCTGTACTCCTACTCCTCTGCCCACCTGAAGGGGGAGGAGCTCTCAGACACAGTCATACTGGAGGAACAGACGGATGAGACACAGGTCACTGAGGTGACAGAGGAAGcagaagatgaggaagaggaaaagggagaggagacagaaaaggaagaagagaaggaggaagaggaagagggagaaaaggaggaggaagaggatgagaccAAAGCTGAGGcagaagagggagaaggaaagggagttGAGGATAAGgggggagaggaagtggaggcaggtgaggagaaagaggaagagaagtcTAAGTCACCTGAAAAGGCTGCTTCGTCTCCATCCAAATCTCCCCAATCTCCCCCCAAAACCCTCCAGCCCAAATCACCTGCCCCCAAATCACCTGAATCAAAATCTCCCCTCCCCAAATCACCCGAATCAAAATCTCCCCTCCCCAAATCACCTGCCAAATCTCCTGCCCCCAAATCACCTGAATCCAAATCACCCCAAGCCAAATCTCCCCTCCCCAAATCACCTGCCAAATCTCCCACCCCCAAATCTCCCACAGCTGTGAAATCACCAACATCTACATCTCTCCCCAGCAAATCCCCAGAGTCTAAGTCTCCCACTCCCAAATCCCCTCTCCCAAAGTCTCCTGAACCCAAGTCCCCCATCCAGGAGAAGGCCAAGCCCCCTGCAGAAGACAAACTGGCCAAgcaggagaagaaagagaaggaacAACCCCAGCCTGTAAAGGAGGAAAAGAAACAAGAGCCAGAACCCAAGGAGAAGGAGAAATGTGAGAGCCAGCCTAAAGAGGAGAAGGTTGAGGAGAAGACAGACAAACCAGATCCCAAGGAGAGCAAGCCAGATGAGAATCCCAAGACTGAGACCCCAACACCTGCCCCCCCTGCTGCCACCCCGGCCAAGCCTGTAGAGGAAAAGCCCGTCCCCGCCAAGGAGAGCCACGGCCCTGctaagagagaagaggagaaacaaGCCAAAACAGATGACACACCCCAGGTAGAGGTGAAGCCTGCCCCCAAAGAATCACCACAGAAAACAGAGAACACAAAGGAGAAGAAAGCAGAGCCCAAAGAGGAGGTGAAGAAGGAGGACAAGAAGGAGGCCTCTAAAGCATCTGACAGTAAAGAGGCAAAGGATACGAAGGAGGTAGGGAAGGCAGAGAAGGCCAAGAAATCTTCTGGCACTGAAGTCAAAGACGAGAAATCTTCTGGCACTGAAGTCAAAGACGAGAAATCTTCTAGCACTGAGGTCAAAGACGAGAAATCTTCTAGCACTGAGGTCAAAGACGAGAAATCTTCTAGCACTGAG
- the LOC118377430 gene encoding neurofilament heavy polypeptide-like isoform X17 → MLSCEFLLPRYKSSPLSILPQSASGLEMSYPLDHLYGHGSYRRAPQGLSARPAASLSSSGFHSQPWTTSQRRRQAYSQTPSADSLEIFNGDMTRRNEKEILQTLNDRFAGYIDKVRNLELMNSNLEQEAAALRQSQTGRATVGEHYERELGNLRGLVQQLTGEKACALLEQDHLEEDIQHVRTRLEDEARSREELEAKARLMNKYVDESGLARLELDKKLSALQEEAAFLKKNHEEEVAELLAQIQGAQVSFEARDTIKADVTNALREIRAQLDGHATKSATHAEEWFKVRMEQLADAAHSNTDAIRGAQDEIAEYRRQLQSRTIELETLRGTKDSLERQCMETEDRHHGDIHSLQETIRQLDGELKSTKWEMASQLREYQELLNVKMALDIEIAAYRKLLEGEETRFIPGPSLYSYSSAHLKGEELSDTVILEEQTDETQVTEVTEEAEDEEEEKGEETEKEEEKEEEEEGEKEEEEDETKAEAEEGEGKGVEDKGGEEVEAGEEKEEEKSKSPEKAASSPSKSPQSPPKTLQPKSPAPKSPESKSPLPKSPESKSPLPKSPAKSPAPKSPESKSPQAKSPLPKSPAKSPTPKSPTAVKSPTSTSLPSKSPESKSPTPKSPLPKSPEPKSPIQEKAKPPAEDKLAKQEKKEKEQPQPVKEEKKQEPEPKEKEKCESQPKEEKVEEKTDKPDPKESKPDENPKTETPTPAPPAATPAKPVEEKPVPAKESHGPAKREEEKQAKTDDTPQVEVKPAPKESPQKTENTKEKKAEPKEEVKKEDKKEASKASDSKEAKDTKEVGKAEKAKKSSGTEVKDEKSSGTEVKDEKSSSTEVKDEKSSSTEVKDEKSSSTEVKDEKSSSTEVKDEKSSSTEVKDEKSSSTEVKDEKAKK, encoded by the exons aTGCTGAGTTGTGAGTTTCTCCTCCCGCGGTATAAAAGctcacctctctccatcctgccGCAGTCTGCATCCGGTTTAGAGATGAGCTACCCACTGGACCACCTCTACGGCCACGGATCCTACCGCAGGGCACCACAGGGCCTCTCTGCCCGGCCTGCcgcttccctctcctcctccggcTTCCACTCCCAGCCCTGGACGACCTCTCAGCGCCGCCGCCaggcctacagccagacaccctccGCCGACAGCTTGGAGATCTTTAACGGCGACATGACTCGGAGGAACGAGAAGGAGATTCTGCAGACACTCAATGACCGTTTCGCCGGCTACATCGACAAGGTGCGGAACCTCGAGCTGATGAACTCAAATCTGGAGCAGGAAGCGGCTGCGCTGCGACAGAGCCAGACCGGGCGCGCTACCGTGGGAGAGCACTATGAGCGCGAGCTGGGGAACCTGAGGGGTCTGGTTCAACAGCTGACCGGGGAGAAGGCATGCGCACTCTTGGAGCAAGACCACCTGGAAGAGGATATCCAGCATGTGCGGACCAGGCTCGAGGACGAGGCACGCAGCAGGGAGGAGCTGGAAGCCAAGGCACGCCTAATGAACAAGTATGTGGATGAGTCTGGGCTCGCACGGCTAGAGCTGGACAAGAAGCTGAGCGCGCTGCAGGAAGAAGCAGCGTTCCTGAAGAAGAACCACGAGGAGGAGGTGGCGGAGCTGCTAGCACAGATCCAGGGTGCACAGGTGAGCTTCGAGGCTCGAGACACAATCAAGGCGGACGTCACGAACGCCCTGCGGGAGATCCGCGCTCAGCTGGATGGCCACGCGACCAAGAGCGCAACGCACGCGGAGGAATGGTTCAAAG TGCGTATGGAGCAGTTGGCAGATGCAGCTCACTCTAACACAGATGCGATCCGTGGTGCCCAGGATGAGATAGCAGAGTACAGACGGCAGCTGCAGAGCCGCACCATCGAACTGGAGACCCTCAGAGGAACCAAGGACTCACTGGAGAGACAATGCATGGAGACTGAGGACAGACACCATGGAGATATCCACTCACTACAG GAGACTATTCGTCAGCTGGACGGTGAACTGAAGAGTACTAAGTGGGAGATGGCCAGCCAGCTGAGAGAATACCAGGAGCTGCTGAACGTCAAGATGGCTCTGGACATAGAGATAGCAGCCTACAG GAAGTTGCTGGAAGGGGAGGAGACTCGGTTCATACCTGGGCCAAGCCTGTACTCCTACTCCTCTGCCCACCTGAAGGGGGAGGAGCTCTCAGACACAGTCATACTGGAGGAACAGACGGATGAGACACAGGTCACTGAGGTGACAGAGGAAGcagaagatgaggaagaggaaaagggagaggagacagaaaaggaagaagagaaggaggaagaggaagagggagaaaaggaggaggaagaggatgagaccAAAGCTGAGGcagaagagggagaaggaaagggagttGAGGATAAGgggggagaggaagtggaggcaggtgaggagaaagaggaagagaagtcTAAGTCACCTGAAAAGGCTGCTTCGTCTCCATCCAAATCTCCCCAATCTCCCCCCAAAACCCTCCAGCCCAAATCACCTGCCCCCAAATCACCTGAATCAAAATCTCCCCTCCCCAAATCACCCGAATCAAAATCTCCCCTCCCCAAATCACCTGCCAAATCTCCTGCCCCCAAATCACCTGAATCCAAATCACCCCAAGCCAAATCTCCCCTCCCCAAATCACCTGCCAAATCTCCCACCCCCAAATCTCCCACAGCTGTGAAATCACCAACATCTACATCTCTCCCCAGCAAATCCCCAGAGTCTAAGTCTCCCACTCCCAAATCCCCTCTCCCAAAGTCTCCTGAACCCAAGTCCCCCATCCAGGAGAAGGCCAAGCCCCCTGCAGAAGACAAACTGGCCAAgcaggagaagaaagagaaggaacAACCCCAGCCTGTAAAGGAGGAAAAGAAACAAGAGCCAGAACCCAAGGAGAAGGAGAAATGTGAGAGCCAGCCTAAAGAGGAGAAGGTTGAGGAGAAGACAGACAAACCAGATCCCAAGGAGAGCAAGCCAGATGAGAATCCCAAGACTGAGACCCCAACACCTGCCCCCCCTGCTGCCACCCCGGCCAAGCCTGTAGAGGAAAAGCCCGTCCCCGCCAAGGAGAGCCACGGCCCTGctaagagagaagaggagaaacaaGCCAAAACAGATGACACACCCCAGGTAGAGGTGAAGCCTGCCCCCAAAGAATCACCACAGAAAACAGAGAACACAAAGGAGAAGAAAGCAGAGCCCAAAGAGGAGGTGAAGAAGGAGGACAAGAAGGAGGCCTCTAAAGCATCTGACAGTAAAGAGGCAAAGGATACGAAGGAGGTAGGGAAGGCAGAGAAGGCCAAGAAATCTTCTGGCACTGAAGTCAAAGACGAGAAATCTTCTGGCACTGAAGTCAAAGACGAGAAATCTTCTAGCACTGAGGTCAAAGACGAGAAATCTTCTAGCACTGAGGTCAAAGACGAGAAATCTTCTAGCACTGAGGTCAAAGACGAGAAATCTTCTAGCACTGAAGTCAAAGACGAGAAATCTTCTAGCACTGAG
- the LOC118377430 gene encoding neurofilament heavy polypeptide-like isoform X23, with amino-acid sequence MLSCEFLLPRYKSSPLSILPQSASGLEMSYPLDHLYGHGSYRRAPQGLSARPAASLSSSGFHSQPWTTSQRRRQAYSQTPSADSLEIFNGDMTRRNEKEILQTLNDRFAGYIDKVRNLELMNSNLEQEAAALRQSQTGRATVGEHYERELGNLRGLVQQLTGEKACALLEQDHLEEDIQHVRTRLEDEARSREELEAKARLMNKYVDESGLARLELDKKLSALQEEAAFLKKNHEEEVAELLAQIQGAQVSFEARDTIKADVTNALREIRAQLDGHATKSATHAEEWFKVRMEQLADAAHSNTDAIRGAQDEIAEYRRQLQSRTIELETLRGTKDSLERQCMETEDRHHGDIHSLQETIRQLDGELKSTKWEMASQLREYQELLNVKMALDIEIAAYRKLLEGEETRFIPGPSLYSYSSAHLKGEELSDTVILEEQTDETQVTEVTEEAEDEEEEKGEETEKEEEKEEEEEGEKEEEEDETKAEAEEGEGKGVEDKGGEEVEAGEEKEEEKSKSPEKAASSPSKSPQSPPKTLQPKSPAPKSPESKSPLPKSPESKSPLPKSPAKSPAPKSPESKSPQAKSPLPKSPAKSPTPKSPTAVKSPTSTSLPSKSPESKSPTPKSPLPKSPEPKSPIQEKAKPPAEDKLAKQEKKEKEQPQPVKEEKKQEPEPKEKEKCESQPKEEKVEEKTDKPDPKESKPDENPKTETPTPAPPAATPAKPVEEKPVPAKESHGPAKREEEKQAKTDDTPQVEVKPAPKESPQKTENTKEKKAEPKEEVKKEDKKEASKASDSKEAKDTKEVGKAEKAKKSSGTEVKDEKSSGTEVKDEKSSSTEVKDEKSSSTEVKDEKSSSTEVKDEKSSSTEVKDEKSSSTEVKDEKAKK; translated from the exons aTGCTGAGTTGTGAGTTTCTCCTCCCGCGGTATAAAAGctcacctctctccatcctgccGCAGTCTGCATCCGGTTTAGAGATGAGCTACCCACTGGACCACCTCTACGGCCACGGATCCTACCGCAGGGCACCACAGGGCCTCTCTGCCCGGCCTGCcgcttccctctcctcctccggcTTCCACTCCCAGCCCTGGACGACCTCTCAGCGCCGCCGCCaggcctacagccagacaccctccGCCGACAGCTTGGAGATCTTTAACGGCGACATGACTCGGAGGAACGAGAAGGAGATTCTGCAGACACTCAATGACCGTTTCGCCGGCTACATCGACAAGGTGCGGAACCTCGAGCTGATGAACTCAAATCTGGAGCAGGAAGCGGCTGCGCTGCGACAGAGCCAGACCGGGCGCGCTACCGTGGGAGAGCACTATGAGCGCGAGCTGGGGAACCTGAGGGGTCTGGTTCAACAGCTGACCGGGGAGAAGGCATGCGCACTCTTGGAGCAAGACCACCTGGAAGAGGATATCCAGCATGTGCGGACCAGGCTCGAGGACGAGGCACGCAGCAGGGAGGAGCTGGAAGCCAAGGCACGCCTAATGAACAAGTATGTGGATGAGTCTGGGCTCGCACGGCTAGAGCTGGACAAGAAGCTGAGCGCGCTGCAGGAAGAAGCAGCGTTCCTGAAGAAGAACCACGAGGAGGAGGTGGCGGAGCTGCTAGCACAGATCCAGGGTGCACAGGTGAGCTTCGAGGCTCGAGACACAATCAAGGCGGACGTCACGAACGCCCTGCGGGAGATCCGCGCTCAGCTGGATGGCCACGCGACCAAGAGCGCAACGCACGCGGAGGAATGGTTCAAAG TGCGTATGGAGCAGTTGGCAGATGCAGCTCACTCTAACACAGATGCGATCCGTGGTGCCCAGGATGAGATAGCAGAGTACAGACGGCAGCTGCAGAGCCGCACCATCGAACTGGAGACCCTCAGAGGAACCAAGGACTCACTGGAGAGACAATGCATGGAGACTGAGGACAGACACCATGGAGATATCCACTCACTACAG GAGACTATTCGTCAGCTGGACGGTGAACTGAAGAGTACTAAGTGGGAGATGGCCAGCCAGCTGAGAGAATACCAGGAGCTGCTGAACGTCAAGATGGCTCTGGACATAGAGATAGCAGCCTACAG GAAGTTGCTGGAAGGGGAGGAGACTCGGTTCATACCTGGGCCAAGCCTGTACTCCTACTCCTCTGCCCACCTGAAGGGGGAGGAGCTCTCAGACACAGTCATACTGGAGGAACAGACGGATGAGACACAGGTCACTGAGGTGACAGAGGAAGcagaagatgaggaagaggaaaagggagaggagacagaaaaggaagaagagaaggaggaagaggaagagggagaaaaggaggaggaagaggatgagaccAAAGCTGAGGcagaagagggagaaggaaagggagttGAGGATAAGgggggagaggaagtggaggcaggtgaggagaaagaggaagagaagtcTAAGTCACCTGAAAAGGCTGCTTCGTCTCCATCCAAATCTCCCCAATCTCCCCCCAAAACCCTCCAGCCCAAATCACCTGCCCCCAAATCACCTGAATCAAAATCTCCCCTCCCCAAATCACCCGAATCAAAATCTCCCCTCCCCAAATCACCTGCCAAATCTCCTGCCCCCAAATCACCTGAATCCAAATCACCCCAAGCCAAATCTCCCCTCCCCAAATCACCTGCCAAATCTCCCACCCCCAAATCTCCCACAGCTGTGAAATCACCAACATCTACATCTCTCCCCAGCAAATCCCCAGAGTCTAAGTCTCCCACTCCCAAATCCCCTCTCCCAAAGTCTCCTGAACCCAAGTCCCCCATCCAGGAGAAGGCCAAGCCCCCTGCAGAAGACAAACTGGCCAAgcaggagaagaaagagaaggaacAACCCCAGCCTGTAAAGGAGGAAAAGAAACAAGAGCCAGAACCCAAGGAGAAGGAGAAATGTGAGAGCCAGCCTAAAGAGGAGAAGGTTGAGGAGAAGACAGACAAACCAGATCCCAAGGAGAGCAAGCCAGATGAGAATCCCAAGACTGAGACCCCAACACCTGCCCCCCCTGCTGCCACCCCGGCCAAGCCTGTAGAGGAAAAGCCCGTCCCCGCCAAGGAGAGCCACGGCCCTGctaagagagaagaggagaaacaaGCCAAAACAGATGACACACCCCAGGTAGAGGTGAAGCCTGCCCCCAAAGAATCACCACAGAAAACAGAGAACACAAAGGAGAAGAAAGCAGAGCCCAAAGAGGAGGTGAAGAAGGAGGACAAGAAGGAGGCCTCTAAAGCATCTGACAGTAAAGAGGCAAAGGATACGAAGGAGGTAGGGAAGGCAGAGAAGGCCAAGAAATCTTCTGGCACTGAAGTCAAAGACGAGAAATCTTCTGGCACTGAAGTCAAAGACGAGAAATCTTCTAGCACTGAGGTCAAAGACGAGAAATCTTCTAGCACTGAG GTCAAAGACGAGAAATCTTCTAGCACTGAAGTCAAAGACGAGAAATCTTCTAGCACTGAG
- the LOC118377430 gene encoding neurofilament heavy polypeptide-like isoform X19: MLSCEFLLPRYKSSPLSILPQSASGLEMSYPLDHLYGHGSYRRAPQGLSARPAASLSSSGFHSQPWTTSQRRRQAYSQTPSADSLEIFNGDMTRRNEKEILQTLNDRFAGYIDKVRNLELMNSNLEQEAAALRQSQTGRATVGEHYERELGNLRGLVQQLTGEKACALLEQDHLEEDIQHVRTRLEDEARSREELEAKARLMNKYVDESGLARLELDKKLSALQEEAAFLKKNHEEEVAELLAQIQGAQVSFEARDTIKADVTNALREIRAQLDGHATKSATHAEEWFKVRMEQLADAAHSNTDAIRGAQDEIAEYRRQLQSRTIELETLRGTKDSLERQCMETEDRHHGDIHSLQETIRQLDGELKSTKWEMASQLREYQELLNVKMALDIEIAAYRKLLEGEETRFIPGPSLYSYSSAHLKGEELSDTVILEEQTDETQVTEVTEEAEDEEEEKGEETEKEEEKEEEEEGEKEEEEDETKAEAEEGEGKGVEDKGGEEVEAGEEKEEEKSKSPEKAASSPSKSPQSPPKTLQPKSPAPKSPESKSPLPKSPESKSPLPKSPAKSPAPKSPESKSPQAKSPLPKSPAKSPTPKSPTAVKSPTSTSLPSKSPESKSPTPKSPLPKSPEPKSPIQEKAKPPAEDKLAKQEKKEKEQPQPVKEEKKQEPEPKEKEKCESQPKEEKVEEKTDKPDPKESKPDENPKTETPTPAPPAATPAKPVEEKPVPAKESHGPAKREEEKQAKTDDTPQVEVKPAPKESPQKTENTKEKKAEPKEEVKKEDKKEASKASDSKEAKDTKEVGKAEKAKKSSGTEVKDEKSSGTEVKDEKSSSTEVKDEKSSSTEVKDEKSSSTEVKDEKSSSTEVKDEKSSSTEVKDEKSSSTEVKDEKAKK; this comes from the exons aTGCTGAGTTGTGAGTTTCTCCTCCCGCGGTATAAAAGctcacctctctccatcctgccGCAGTCTGCATCCGGTTTAGAGATGAGCTACCCACTGGACCACCTCTACGGCCACGGATCCTACCGCAGGGCACCACAGGGCCTCTCTGCCCGGCCTGCcgcttccctctcctcctccggcTTCCACTCCCAGCCCTGGACGACCTCTCAGCGCCGCCGCCaggcctacagccagacaccctccGCCGACAGCTTGGAGATCTTTAACGGCGACATGACTCGGAGGAACGAGAAGGAGATTCTGCAGACACTCAATGACCGTTTCGCCGGCTACATCGACAAGGTGCGGAACCTCGAGCTGATGAACTCAAATCTGGAGCAGGAAGCGGCTGCGCTGCGACAGAGCCAGACCGGGCGCGCTACCGTGGGAGAGCACTATGAGCGCGAGCTGGGGAACCTGAGGGGTCTGGTTCAACAGCTGACCGGGGAGAAGGCATGCGCACTCTTGGAGCAAGACCACCTGGAAGAGGATATCCAGCATGTGCGGACCAGGCTCGAGGACGAGGCACGCAGCAGGGAGGAGCTGGAAGCCAAGGCACGCCTAATGAACAAGTATGTGGATGAGTCTGGGCTCGCACGGCTAGAGCTGGACAAGAAGCTGAGCGCGCTGCAGGAAGAAGCAGCGTTCCTGAAGAAGAACCACGAGGAGGAGGTGGCGGAGCTGCTAGCACAGATCCAGGGTGCACAGGTGAGCTTCGAGGCTCGAGACACAATCAAGGCGGACGTCACGAACGCCCTGCGGGAGATCCGCGCTCAGCTGGATGGCCACGCGACCAAGAGCGCAACGCACGCGGAGGAATGGTTCAAAG TGCGTATGGAGCAGTTGGCAGATGCAGCTCACTCTAACACAGATGCGATCCGTGGTGCCCAGGATGAGATAGCAGAGTACAGACGGCAGCTGCAGAGCCGCACCATCGAACTGGAGACCCTCAGAGGAACCAAGGACTCACTGGAGAGACAATGCATGGAGACTGAGGACAGACACCATGGAGATATCCACTCACTACAG GAGACTATTCGTCAGCTGGACGGTGAACTGAAGAGTACTAAGTGGGAGATGGCCAGCCAGCTGAGAGAATACCAGGAGCTGCTGAACGTCAAGATGGCTCTGGACATAGAGATAGCAGCCTACAG GAAGTTGCTGGAAGGGGAGGAGACTCGGTTCATACCTGGGCCAAGCCTGTACTCCTACTCCTCTGCCCACCTGAAGGGGGAGGAGCTCTCAGACACAGTCATACTGGAGGAACAGACGGATGAGACACAGGTCACTGAGGTGACAGAGGAAGcagaagatgaggaagaggaaaagggagaggagacagaaaaggaagaagagaaggaggaagaggaagagggagaaaaggaggaggaagaggatgagaccAAAGCTGAGGcagaagagggagaaggaaagggagttGAGGATAAGgggggagaggaagtggaggcaggtgaggagaaagaggaagagaagtcTAAGTCACCTGAAAAGGCTGCTTCGTCTCCATCCAAATCTCCCCAATCTCCCCCCAAAACCCTCCAGCCCAAATCACCTGCCCCCAAATCACCTGAATCAAAATCTCCCCTCCCCAAATCACCCGAATCAAAATCTCCCCTCCCCAAATCACCTGCCAAATCTCCTGCCCCCAAATCACCTGAATCCAAATCACCCCAAGCCAAATCTCCCCTCCCCAAATCACCTGCCAAATCTCCCACCCCCAAATCTCCCACAGCTGTGAAATCACCAACATCTACATCTCTCCCCAGCAAATCCCCAGAGTCTAAGTCTCCCACTCCCAAATCCCCTCTCCCAAAGTCTCCTGAACCCAAGTCCCCCATCCAGGAGAAGGCCAAGCCCCCTGCAGAAGACAAACTGGCCAAgcaggagaagaaagagaaggaacAACCCCAGCCTGTAAAGGAGGAAAAGAAACAAGAGCCAGAACCCAAGGAGAAGGAGAAATGTGAGAGCCAGCCTAAAGAGGAGAAGGTTGAGGAGAAGACAGACAAACCAGATCCCAAGGAGAGCAAGCCAGATGAGAATCCCAAGACTGAGACCCCAACACCTGCCCCCCCTGCTGCCACCCCGGCCAAGCCTGTAGAGGAAAAGCCCGTCCCCGCCAAGGAGAGCCACGGCCCTGctaagagagaagaggagaaacaaGCCAAAACAGATGACACACCCCAGGTAGAGGTGAAGCCTGCCCCCAAAGAATCACCACAGAAAACAGAGAACACAAAGGAGAAGAAAGCAGAGCCCAAAGAGGAGGTGAAGAAGGAGGACAAGAAGGAGGCCTCTAAAGCATCTGACAGTAAAGAGGCAAAGGATACGAAGGAGGTAGGGAAGGCAGAGAAGGCCAAGAAATCTTCTGGCACTGAAGTCAAAGACGAGAAATCTTCTGGCACTGAAGTCAAAGACGAGAAATCTTCTAGCACTGAGGTCAAAGACGAGAAATCTTCTAGCACTGAG GTCAAAGACGAGAAATCTTCTAGCACTGAAGTCAAAGACGAGAAATCTTCTAGCACTGAG